The proteins below come from a single Drosophila teissieri strain GT53w chromosome 3L, Prin_Dtei_1.1, whole genome shotgun sequence genomic window:
- the LOC122618000 gene encoding uncharacterized protein LOC122618000, translating into MAIPFFEEDHVSNSEPSGDQVDSPMAYSIDPGHDQVDFEGPPSGAPAEEIPPAGATSEPVASPSAEEQLLAWKILAITMCKVLKQFYLQHKSSGKSSKLKATVQIQPQAQ; encoded by the coding sequence ATGGCGATTCCATTCTTCGAAGAAGACCACGTCTCGAACTCGGAACCCAGTGGCGATCAAGTGGATAGCCCCATGGCTTACTCCATAGATCCAGGACATGATCAAGTGGACTTCGAAGGTCCTCCATCAGGAGCTCCAGCCGAGGAAATCCCgccagcaggagcaacaagTGAGCCAGTTGCGTCTCCGAGTGCCGAGGAGCAACTGCTGGCCTGGAAAATCCTGGCCATCACCATGTGCAAGGTGCTGAAGCAATTTTACCTACAGCACAAGTCATCCGGAAAATCCAGCAAACTAAAGGCCACCGTTCAAATACAACCGCAGGCGCAGTAA